In one window of Streptomyces sp. FXJ1.172 DNA:
- a CDS encoding SurA N-terminal domain-containing protein, producing the protein MHRRRRTALVLTAAIAAAAPLLTACGSEAHPGAAAVVGGQRITVAQLQSRVDEVRRAQRAAVPDEAQYQQVLASTSSLTRDTLHNMVLDQVLHRAAQDEGISVTRRDVEQMRAGLEQQAGGAKALQTAWLQKYGIAPARLDDNLQLQLEAQKLAAKLGTDTSQPAFWKELSKASQELRIDLNPRYGAWDVQKSSRVDARTPWVREVTTATGTGGGQPVPA; encoded by the coding sequence TTGCACCGCCGCCGTCGCACCGCGCTCGTCCTCACCGCCGCGATCGCCGCCGCGGCACCCCTGCTGACCGCCTGCGGAAGCGAAGCGCACCCGGGCGCGGCGGCCGTGGTCGGAGGGCAGCGGATCACCGTCGCCCAGCTGCAGAGCCGGGTCGACGAGGTCCGCAGGGCACAACGGGCCGCGGTGCCGGACGAGGCCCAGTACCAGCAGGTCCTCGCCTCCACCAGCAGCCTCACCCGCGACACCCTGCACAACATGGTCCTCGACCAGGTGCTGCACCGCGCCGCACAGGACGAGGGCATCTCGGTCACCCGCAGGGATGTCGAGCAGATGCGCGCGGGCCTGGAGCAGCAGGCCGGCGGCGCCAAGGCGCTGCAGACCGCCTGGCTGCAGAAGTACGGCATCGCCCCGGCCCGTCTCGACGACAACCTCCAGCTCCAGCTGGAGGCGCAGAAGCTGGCGGCGAAGCTCGGCACCGACACCAGCCAACCCGCCTTCTGGAAGGAGCTGTCCAAGGCCTCCCAGGAACTCCGCATCGACCTCAACCCGCGCTACGGCGCCTGGGACGTGCAGAAGAGCAGCCGGGTGGACGCCAGGACACCCTGGGTGCGGGAGGTCACGACGGCCACCGGGACCGGCGGCGGACAGCCGGTGCCGGCGTAG
- a CDS encoding glycoside hydrolase domain-containing protein, protein MAGHRQSKKRRHITWAVAGAAVVAGTGIAAQTSMAATTWPAQKTFTGRAFDTCTAPSLSAMKAWHTGFYGAAAVYVGGKNRGCAQPNLTASWVTSVSSLGWKLIPIYVGAQPPCQTGSNPEKLSASTAAALGAQDAADAVAKASALRMKAGSPVYLDMEPYDITNKACNDAVLTYVRAFDKGLRAKTYRSGYYGFSSSSAKAVATATDKTDLPGNLWYALWDKQNTTTADWPWGTTRFTNHSRGHQYMVNSQETYGGVTLTVDRDAWDAPVAVTG, encoded by the coding sequence ATGGCCGGCCATCGGCAGTCGAAGAAGCGCAGACACATCACGTGGGCGGTGGCCGGTGCAGCCGTGGTCGCCGGGACCGGGATCGCCGCGCAGACCTCCATGGCCGCCACCACGTGGCCGGCGCAGAAGACGTTCACCGGGCGCGCGTTCGACACCTGCACGGCGCCCTCGCTGTCCGCGATGAAGGCCTGGCACACCGGCTTCTACGGCGCCGCCGCCGTCTACGTGGGCGGCAAGAACCGCGGCTGCGCCCAGCCCAATCTCACCGCCTCCTGGGTGACGTCGGTCAGCTCGCTCGGCTGGAAGCTCATCCCGATCTACGTCGGTGCCCAGCCGCCCTGCCAGACGGGTTCCAACCCGGAGAAGCTGAGCGCGTCCACGGCCGCCGCCCTCGGCGCCCAGGACGCCGCCGACGCCGTCGCCAAGGCCTCCGCGCTCCGCATGAAGGCGGGCAGCCCGGTCTACCTCGACATGGAGCCGTACGACATCACGAACAAGGCGTGCAACGACGCCGTGCTCACCTACGTGCGTGCCTTCGACAAGGGACTGCGCGCGAAGACGTACCGCAGCGGCTACTACGGCTTCTCCAGTTCCAGCGCCAAGGCCGTCGCGACCGCCACGGACAAGACGGATCTGCCGGGCAACCTCTGGTACGCGCTGTGGGACAAGCAGAACACGACGACCGCGGACTGGCCGTGGGGTACGACCCGGTTCACGAACCACAGCCGCGGCCACCAGTACATGGTCAACAGCCAGGAGACGTACGGCGGCGTCACCCTCACCGTCGACCGCGACGCGTGGGACGCGCCGGTGGCCGTCACCGGCTGA
- a CDS encoding N-6 DNA methylase — protein sequence MQDNATEVTAAGIARLAGVGRAAVSNWRRRHADFPKPMGGTETSPSFALAEVEAWLRKQGKLAEVPLRERVWQQLAGHPAGPLTALTHTGCALLLIHERPAVWLDASAGSDERLAAMLPGALEQVLTPRFGGGPGQWVHTGGRGDAGTAVNSSGEAQGVNAAGGMPAVNPSAEMPAVNAPGGTQAVDVSRDAQAVDVSRDGQAVNTPPTVHSTPAVHAAPALRTPTGPQLFPSVPLLRGAAELAAEAGARQAFEFLLGRHLDANPRQYTLTPAELAGLMADLAGPARTVLDPACGTGALLRAVGTRPDQEVYAQDSAPDLAAITALRLALHSPARVRGAAGDTLRADAYPALRADAVLCHPPFNERNWGHDELAYDPRWEYGFPARTESELAWVQHALARLADGGTAVLLMPPAAASRRSGRRIRADLLRRGALRAVVALPVGAAPPYNIPLHVWVLRRPDRTPAAPEVLLVDTGRFAGEGRGGPDWAAVREAVLDAWRAFERTGRPAERPGLARSVPVIELLDDDVDLAPARHLPPAAVADGAEQLTAVRERLGTTLRLTADLTPPAAAPAPGARWPLTTIGELARGGALLMRTGGNGGHARVPVLTDHDVLAGTAPSGTLPESEEEAVLTEPGDVVVPVLGGGSVARVIDEATGGAALGRNLVLLRPDRTALDPWFLAGFLRGTANNRQASSYASTATRLDVRRLQLPRLPLDEQRRYGARFRALDEFERTLRHASRLGDQLVRGMYDGLTDGTVAPD from the coding sequence GTGCAGGACAACGCGACAGAAGTGACCGCGGCCGGTATCGCCCGGCTGGCCGGGGTGGGCCGCGCGGCCGTCAGCAACTGGCGCCGCCGGCACGCCGACTTCCCCAAGCCGATGGGCGGCACCGAGACCAGTCCCTCCTTCGCGCTCGCCGAGGTCGAGGCCTGGCTGCGCAAGCAGGGCAAACTCGCGGAAGTACCCCTGCGGGAACGGGTCTGGCAACAACTCGCCGGCCACCCGGCGGGCCCGCTGACCGCCCTGACGCACACGGGCTGCGCCCTGTTGCTGATCCATGAGCGTCCCGCCGTCTGGCTCGACGCGAGCGCCGGCTCGGACGAACGCCTGGCCGCGATGCTGCCCGGCGCGCTGGAGCAGGTGCTGACCCCGCGCTTCGGGGGCGGTCCGGGCCAGTGGGTTCACACCGGCGGGCGCGGGGACGCCGGTACGGCTGTGAACTCATCCGGTGAGGCGCAAGGTGTGAACGCGGCCGGCGGAATGCCCGCTGTGAACCCGTCCGCCGAGATGCCGGCTGTGAACGCGCCCGGTGGTACACAGGCTGTGGACGTGTCCCGTGACGCCCAGGCCGTGGACGTGTCCCGCGACGGCCAGGCTGTGAACACCCCGCCAACTGTTCACAGCACGCCGGCCGTTCACGCCGCCCCCGCCCTGCGCACCCCCACCGGCCCCCAGCTCTTCCCCTCCGTCCCCCTCCTGCGCGGTGCCGCGGAGCTGGCCGCGGAGGCGGGGGCGCGGCAGGCCTTCGAGTTCCTGCTGGGCCGGCACCTGGACGCCAATCCCCGCCAGTACACGCTCACCCCGGCCGAACTCGCCGGGCTCATGGCCGACCTCGCCGGTCCCGCCCGTACCGTCCTGGACCCGGCCTGCGGCACCGGCGCCCTCCTGCGGGCCGTCGGCACCCGCCCCGACCAGGAGGTGTACGCCCAGGACAGCGCCCCCGACCTGGCCGCGATCACCGCGCTGCGGCTGGCGCTGCACTCCCCGGCCCGGGTGCGTGGCGCTGCCGGGGACACCCTGCGCGCCGACGCCTACCCCGCACTGCGCGCCGACGCGGTGCTGTGCCATCCGCCGTTCAACGAGCGCAACTGGGGCCATGACGAACTCGCCTACGACCCGCGCTGGGAGTACGGCTTCCCGGCCCGCACCGAGTCCGAACTGGCCTGGGTGCAGCACGCGCTGGCCCGGCTGGCCGACGGCGGTACCGCCGTGCTGCTGATGCCGCCGGCCGCGGCCTCCCGCCGCTCCGGGCGCCGGATCCGCGCCGATCTGCTGCGCCGGGGGGCGCTCAGGGCCGTGGTCGCGCTGCCGGTCGGCGCGGCGCCGCCGTACAACATCCCGCTGCACGTGTGGGTGCTGCGCCGGCCCGACCGCACGCCCGCGGCGCCCGAGGTGCTGCTCGTGGACACGGGGAGGTTCGCCGGGGAGGGGCGCGGCGGTCCGGACTGGGCCGCGGTGCGCGAGGCCGTCCTGGACGCCTGGCGGGCCTTCGAGCGCACCGGCCGGCCGGCGGAACGGCCGGGGCTCGCGCGTTCCGTGCCGGTCATCGAACTCCTCGACGACGACGTCGACCTCGCGCCCGCCCGGCATCTGCCGCCGGCGGCCGTGGCCGACGGTGCCGAGCAGCTCACGGCGGTGCGCGAGCGTCTCGGCACGACCCTGCGCCTGACCGCCGACCTCACACCGCCTGCCGCGGCGCCAGCGCCGGGCGCGCGCTGGCCGCTCACCACCATCGGCGAACTCGCGCGCGGGGGCGCGCTGTTGATGCGCACCGGTGGAAACGGCGGCCACGCGCGTGTGCCCGTACTCACCGACCACGACGTCCTCGCTGGGACGGCTCCCTCCGGGACGCTTCCGGAGAGCGAGGAGGAGGCCGTGCTGACCGAGCCGGGCGATGTCGTGGTACCGGTGCTCGGCGGGGGCTCGGTGGCGCGCGTGATCGACGAGGCGACAGGGGGCGCCGCCCTGGGGCGCAACCTCGTGCTTCTGCGCCCCGATCGCACGGCGCTCGACCCGTGGTTCCTCGCCGGCTTCCTGCGCGGTACCGCGAACAACCGGCAGGCCAGCAGCTACGCCTCCACCGCGACCCGGCTGGACGTGCGCCGCCTCCAGCTGCCCCGGCTCCCGCTGGACGAACAACGGCGCTACGGCGCGCGCTTCCGCGCACTCGACGAGTTCGAGCGGACGCTGCGCCACGCGAGCCGGCTCGGGGACCAGCTCGTACGCGGGATGTACGACGGGCTGACGGACGGGACGGTGGCACCGGACTGA
- a CDS encoding serine/threonine-protein kinase has protein sequence MSTLIGQGGMGQVWTAYDRRLDRRVAVKLLRPDKVAGQEADELRRRFMRECRVTAQVDHPGLVTVHDAGSEGEELFLVMQYVDGADLSDHLAEHDPYPWQWAVAVAAQLCAVLSAVHAVPIVHRDLKPRNVMVRQDGTVTVLDLGVASVMDTDTTRLTHTGSPIGSPAYMAPEQAMGGAVGPYTDLYALGVLLHELLSGDVPFAGSTALGVLHRHLYEPPVPVRRIRLEVPEALETLVLRLLAKDPQHRPASAQEVYEDLVPLLPARGTPTGAPLDPTRPFLRPHAPWPDRARTPAPQPAPVAPVPPAAGKPDVAAAVDEVKRLLGEGRITQAVDILGAILPAAAEQHGEHSPVVRSLRKQYAATLMDDGQYRRALPELRRLTAERAAEAGQADPQSLRYRYEAAQCLEQLGQPAAALAEYRALLPYYENQYVSGDPQLAYEVRRRIGHLLLALGDRPSAHDTLARLLMDVERLHGPAHPMALEIRRTLQWLGQVRG, from the coding sequence CTGTCCACGCTCATAGGGCAGGGCGGCATGGGCCAGGTGTGGACGGCGTACGACCGGCGGCTGGACCGGCGCGTGGCGGTGAAGCTGCTGCGCCCCGACAAGGTGGCGGGCCAGGAGGCGGACGAACTGCGCCGCCGGTTCATGCGCGAGTGCCGGGTGACCGCACAGGTCGACCACCCCGGCCTGGTCACCGTGCACGACGCGGGCAGCGAGGGCGAGGAGCTGTTCCTCGTCATGCAGTACGTCGACGGCGCCGACCTCTCCGACCACCTCGCCGAGCACGACCCGTACCCGTGGCAGTGGGCGGTCGCGGTCGCCGCGCAACTGTGCGCCGTGCTGAGCGCCGTGCACGCCGTGCCGATCGTCCACCGCGACCTCAAGCCGCGCAACGTGATGGTGCGGCAGGACGGCACGGTCACCGTGCTCGATCTGGGCGTGGCCTCGGTCATGGACACCGACACCACCCGCCTGACCCACACCGGCTCCCCGATCGGCTCGCCCGCCTACATGGCGCCGGAGCAGGCGATGGGCGGCGCGGTCGGCCCGTACACCGACCTGTACGCGCTCGGCGTGCTGCTGCACGAACTGCTCAGCGGGGACGTGCCGTTCGCGGGCTCCACGGCGCTCGGCGTGCTGCACCGGCACCTGTACGAGCCCCCGGTGCCCGTGCGCCGGATCCGCCTCGAGGTCCCCGAGGCGCTGGAGACGCTCGTCCTGCGGCTGCTCGCGAAGGACCCGCAGCACCGCCCGGCCTCCGCGCAGGAGGTGTACGAGGACCTGGTGCCGCTGCTGCCCGCGCGCGGGACGCCCACCGGGGCGCCCTTGGACCCCACGCGCCCGTTCCTGCGCCCGCACGCTCCCTGGCCGGACCGCGCGCGGACCCCCGCTCCCCAGCCCGCCCCCGTCGCCCCTGTGCCGCCGGCGGCCGGCAAGCCCGACGTGGCCGCCGCCGTGGACGAGGTCAAGCGGCTGCTGGGGGAGGGACGCATCACCCAGGCCGTGGACATCCTGGGCGCGATCCTGCCCGCCGCCGCCGAACAGCACGGCGAGCACTCCCCGGTCGTGCGCTCCCTGCGCAAGCAGTACGCGGCCACGCTCATGGACGACGGCCAGTACCGGCGCGCGCTGCCCGAACTGCGCCGGCTGACCGCCGAACGCGCCGCCGAGGCCGGCCAGGCCGACCCGCAGTCCCTGCGCTACCGCTACGAGGCCGCGCAGTGCCTGGAGCAGCTCGGCCAGCCGGCGGCGGCGCTCGCCGAGTACCGCGCGCTGCTGCCGTACTACGAGAACCAGTACGTCTCCGGCGACCCGCAGCTGGCGTACGAGGTGCGCCGGCGCATCGGCCACCTCCTGCTCGCGCTCGGTGACCGCCCCTCCGCCCACGACACCCTCGCGCGGCTGCTGATGGACGTGGAGCGGCTGCACGGCCCCGCCCACCCGATGGCCCTGGAGATCCGGCGCACCCTGCAATGGCTGGGCCAGGTGCGGGGCTAG
- a CDS encoding nucleoside triphosphate pyrophosphohydrolase: MNASSSDLAPAADPGRIVLLTTSHRVAPGLLSWPAWQALRAADAVLCADGAHPQLPYLREAGTAVTQASPTAQELVDACAGGRTVVVVATGEGEPALTDGLARLAGSGRTAMPELELLPASYDLPGARLLDLVQVMDRIRAECPWSSRQTHEGLAKYGIEEAYELVEAIEAGDREELREELGDVLLQVVFHSRIAEEHPDAPFSVDDVAGGIVAKLIHRHPHVFGDEKAETPEDVKEHWLRTKAEEKRRTSVTEGVPLGQPGLALAAKLASRVRMAGLDVPLPRGEGVGYDLLALAVRAEAAGVDPEAALRAAARTYRDAIRQAEGTAPAPEATAPEQDQGTGPDTVEG, from the coding sequence GTGAACGCATCCAGCTCCGACCTCGCCCCGGCGGCCGACCCCGGCCGTATCGTCCTGCTCACCACCAGCCACCGCGTCGCCCCCGGCCTGCTGTCCTGGCCCGCCTGGCAGGCCCTGCGCGCCGCCGACGCCGTGCTGTGCGCGGACGGCGCGCATCCGCAGCTGCCGTATCTGCGCGAGGCCGGGACAGCGGTGACGCAGGCGTCCCCCACCGCGCAGGAGCTGGTCGACGCGTGCGCAGGCGGGCGGACGGTGGTGGTCGTGGCCACCGGGGAGGGCGAGCCCGCGCTCACCGACGGCCTGGCCCGGCTGGCCGGCTCCGGCCGCACCGCCATGCCGGAGCTGGAGCTGCTGCCCGCCTCCTACGACCTGCCCGGCGCCCGCCTGCTGGACCTCGTGCAGGTCATGGACCGCATCCGCGCCGAATGCCCCTGGTCCTCCCGGCAGACGCACGAGGGCCTCGCCAAGTACGGCATCGAGGAGGCGTACGAGCTGGTCGAGGCCATCGAGGCGGGTGACCGGGAGGAGCTGCGCGAGGAACTGGGCGACGTCCTCCTCCAGGTCGTCTTCCACTCCCGGATCGCCGAGGAGCACCCGGACGCGCCGTTCTCCGTCGACGACGTGGCCGGCGGCATCGTCGCCAAGCTCATCCACCGCCACCCGCACGTCTTCGGGGACGAGAAGGCCGAGACACCGGAGGACGTCAAGGAGCACTGGCTGCGCACCAAGGCCGAGGAGAAGCGGCGCACCTCGGTCACGGAGGGCGTCCCGCTCGGCCAGCCCGGCCTGGCCCTCGCCGCCAAGCTCGCCTCCCGCGTCCGCATGGCGGGCCTGGACGTCCCCCTGCCGCGCGGCGAGGGCGTCGGCTACGACTTGCTCGCCCTGGCGGTCCGCGCCGAGGCGGCCGGCGTCGACCCGGAGGCGGCCCTGCGCGCGGCGGCCCGGACGTACCGCGACGCGATACGGCAGGCGGAGGGCACGGCGCCGGCGCCGGAGGCCACGGCACCGGAGCAGGACCAGGGGACGGGTCCGGATACCGTCGAGGGGTGA
- a CDS encoding cytochrome P450 family protein, with protein sequence MTDQHHPPTTPGSPGTPADSAATCAPGPVPELFSWEFATDPYPAYAWLREHAPVHRTRLPSGVEAWLVTRYADARQALADQRLSKNPAHHDEPAHAKGKTGIPGERKAELMTHLLNIDPPDHTRLRRLVSKAFTPRRVAEFAPRVQELTDRLIDQFAQRGSADLIHEFAFPLPIYAICDLLGVPREDQDDFRDWAGMMIRHGGGPRGGVARSVKKMRGYLAELIHRKRQALPAEPAPGEDLISGLIRASDHGEHLTENEAAAMAFILLFAGFETTVNLIGNGTYALLTHPEQRHRLQDSLVRGERDLLETGIEELLRYDGPVELATWRFATEPLAIGGQDIAPGDPVLVVLAAADRDPERFAGPDVLDLARRDNQHLGYGHGIHYCLGAPLARLEGQSALATLLTRLPDLRLAADPADLRRRGGLIMRGLRTLPVEFTPATREVVEP encoded by the coding sequence GTGACCGACCAGCACCACCCCCCGACCACCCCCGGCAGCCCGGGCACCCCGGCCGACTCCGCCGCGACCTGCGCCCCGGGACCCGTTCCCGAGCTGTTCTCCTGGGAGTTCGCCACCGATCCGTACCCGGCGTACGCCTGGCTGCGCGAGCACGCCCCGGTGCACCGGACGCGGTTGCCCAGCGGAGTCGAGGCCTGGCTGGTCACCCGGTACGCCGACGCCAGGCAGGCACTCGCCGACCAGCGCCTGAGCAAGAACCCGGCGCATCACGACGAGCCCGCGCACGCCAAGGGCAAGACCGGTATCCCCGGTGAGCGCAAGGCCGAGCTGATGACCCATCTGCTGAACATCGACCCGCCGGACCACACCCGGCTGCGCCGGCTGGTCAGCAAGGCGTTCACACCCCGGCGCGTGGCCGAGTTCGCGCCGCGCGTGCAGGAGCTGACCGACCGGCTCATCGACCAGTTCGCGCAGAGGGGGTCCGCCGACCTCATCCACGAGTTCGCCTTCCCGCTGCCCATCTACGCCATCTGCGACCTGCTCGGCGTCCCGCGCGAGGACCAGGACGACTTCCGGGACTGGGCGGGCATGATGATCCGGCACGGCGGCGGGCCCAGGGGCGGCGTCGCCCGGTCGGTCAAGAAGATGCGCGGCTATCTCGCCGAGCTGATCCACCGGAAGCGGCAGGCGCTGCCCGCGGAGCCGGCGCCCGGCGAGGACCTGATCTCCGGCCTCATCCGCGCCTCGGACCACGGCGAGCACCTCACCGAGAACGAGGCCGCCGCGATGGCCTTCATCCTCCTCTTCGCCGGTTTCGAGACCACCGTGAACCTGATCGGCAACGGCACCTACGCCCTGCTCACCCACCCCGAGCAGCGCCATCGGCTGCAGGACTCCCTGGTCAGAGGGGAGCGGGACCTGCTGGAGACCGGCATCGAGGAGCTGCTGCGCTACGACGGCCCGGTGGAGCTGGCCACCTGGCGGTTCGCCACCGAGCCGCTCGCCATCGGCGGGCAGGACATCGCGCCCGGGGATCCCGTGCTCGTCGTGCTGGCCGCGGCCGACCGGGACCCGGAGCGGTTCGCCGGACCGGACGTGCTGGACCTCGCCCGCCGTGACAACCAGCACCTCGGCTACGGCCACGGCATCCACTACTGCCTCGGCGCGCCGCTCGCCCGCCTGGAGGGCCAGAGCGCGCTCGCCACCCTGCTCACCCGCCTGCCCGACCTGCGGCTCGCCGCCGATCCGGCCGATCTGCGCCGGCGCGGCGGGCTCATCATGCGGGGCCTGCGCACCCTGCCTGTGGAGTTCACTCCGGCCACCCGTGAAGTCGTAGAACCGTGA
- a CDS encoding HNH endonuclease family protein, which translates to MTRLRGGAVAAVVVLTAVAGCTTDKTKGTSGPERSGGNGAVMSAADSLAVKGRAPKTGYSRARFGAAWADTDSNSCDTRDDVLKRDLKDVKTTGGTCKVTYGLLEPDPYSGKEITYKRGASQVDIDHVVPLSDAWQKGAKYWDASKRIALANDPLNLIAVDASTNRGKGDGDAATWLPPNGAYRCTYVATQVAVKKKYGLWVTDAEKAAMKKVLAGCPDQKLPSGGNPTKAPERFTAK; encoded by the coding sequence GTGACACGTCTGAGGGGCGGGGCGGTCGCCGCCGTGGTGGTGCTGACCGCCGTGGCCGGCTGCACCACGGACAAGACCAAGGGGACCTCCGGGCCCGAGCGGTCCGGCGGCAACGGCGCGGTCATGTCCGCCGCCGACTCACTGGCCGTCAAGGGGCGGGCCCCGAAGACCGGTTACTCACGGGCCCGGTTCGGTGCCGCCTGGGCGGACACCGACTCCAACTCCTGCGACACCCGCGACGACGTGCTCAAGCGCGATCTCAAGGACGTGAAGACCACCGGCGGCACCTGCAAGGTCACGTACGGGCTGCTCGAACCCGACCCCTACTCCGGCAAGGAGATCACCTACAAGCGCGGCGCCAGCCAGGTCGACATCGACCACGTCGTCCCGCTCTCCGACGCCTGGCAGAAGGGTGCCAAGTACTGGGACGCGAGCAAGCGCATAGCGCTCGCCAACGACCCCCTCAACCTCATCGCGGTCGACGCGAGCACCAACCGCGGCAAGGGGGACGGCGACGCGGCCACCTGGCTGCCGCCCAACGGGGCGTACCGCTGCACCTATGTGGCCACCCAGGTCGCCGTCAAGAAGAAGTACGGCCTGTGGGTCACCGACGCCGAGAAGGCCGCGATGAAGAAGGTCCTCGCCGGCTGCCCGGACCAGAAGCTCCCCTCGGGCGGCAACCCGACCAAGGCGCCGGAGCGCTTCACGGCGAAGTGA